A region of Deltaproteobacteria bacterium DNA encodes the following proteins:
- a CDS encoding isocitrate lyase/PEP mutase family protein has protein sequence MEKVSGPESWNAVLQKHRPLVLPAAHDALSARLIESAGFPAYQIGGFALVGARYGQPDIDLIHLGERRASIRDIMTGSSLPVLVDLDDGYGDVKNVTFAVRCMEAMRVSAVFIEDQQAPKKCGQMDDKHVISSEDMVAKVRAAAAARSSRQAMYLIARTDALEPEGMRKALKRGEKYLEAGADALYVEGPRDDKELEEIAKAFGGAALVTTMMEGGGETPWHSPQEFGEMGYSMILYPTTIIFRAARAMERAVADLRAGRRLDTKEAMNRDEFMKLVGLERWQEVEKKFQA, from the coding sequence ATGGAAAAGGTGAGCGGCCCCGAGTCCTGGAACGCGGTTCTGCAGAAGCATCGCCCGCTCGTGCTCCCGGCGGCGCATGATGCGCTCTCTGCCCGTCTGATCGAGAGCGCCGGATTTCCGGCGTATCAGATCGGCGGATTTGCCCTGGTCGGAGCCCGCTACGGGCAGCCCGACATCGACCTCATCCATCTCGGCGAGCGGCGCGCCTCCATCCGCGACATCATGACCGGCTCGAGCCTGCCGGTGCTGGTCGATCTCGACGACGGGTACGGCGACGTGAAGAACGTGACCTTCGCGGTGCGCTGCATGGAGGCGATGCGCGTCTCGGCGGTCTTCATCGAGGACCAGCAAGCGCCGAAGAAGTGCGGGCAGATGGACGACAAGCACGTGATCTCATCGGAGGACATGGTCGCGAAGGTCCGCGCCGCGGCGGCGGCGCGCTCGAGCCGCCAGGCGATGTATCTGATTGCCCGGACCGACGCGCTGGAACCGGAGGGCATGCGCAAGGCGCTGAAGAGGGGCGAAAAGTATCTGGAAGCCGGCGCTGACGCGCTCTACGTCGAAGGCCCCCGGGACGACAAGGAGCTCGAGGAGATCGCCAAGGCCTTCGGGGGCGCCGCCCTGGTGACGACGATGATGGAGGGCGGCGGCGAGACGCCTTGGCATTCGCCGCAGGAGTTCGGAGAGATGGGCTACTCGATGATTCTCTATCCGACGACCATCATCTTCCGCGCCGCCCGGGCGATGGAGCGCGCCGTGGCGGACCTCCGCGCCGGGCGTCGCCTCGACACGAAGGAAGCGATGAACAGGGACGAGTTCATGAAGCTCGTCGGCCTCGAGCGCTGGCAGGAAGTGGAGAAGAAGTTCCAGGCCTGA
- a CDS encoding sigma-70 family RNA polymerase sigma factor, whose amino-acid sequence MTPTATQLEEQRVALTGHCYRMLGSAAEADDAVQETVLRAWRSLERFDGRASLRTWLYRIATNVCLDALADRSRRARPMELGPEGSADDPLNELPRTHWLEPIPDSKALPADADPSELLVLRQSIRLAFVAALQHLPPRQRAALLLTEVLGWSAAEVAETLETSIAAVNSALQRARATLATRDVSAGGGALSESQSRLLNRYVEAFHRYDVDALTALLREDAAFSMPPYALWLRGREPVRSWLLGRGAGCRGSRLLPIAACASPAFAHYKPAGPQGTLRPWAAVVLELAGDQIAGWTSFLDTETLFPRFGLPAELS is encoded by the coding sequence ATGACGCCCACCGCGACACAGCTCGAGGAACAGCGCGTCGCGCTCACCGGCCACTGCTACCGGATGCTCGGCTCCGCCGCCGAGGCCGACGACGCGGTCCAGGAGACCGTCCTTCGCGCCTGGCGGAGCCTCGAGCGCTTCGACGGCCGGGCCTCGCTGCGCACCTGGCTGTACCGGATCGCCACCAACGTCTGCCTGGACGCGCTCGCCGATCGCTCGCGACGCGCGCGCCCGATGGAGCTGGGACCGGAAGGCTCGGCCGACGACCCGCTGAACGAGCTGCCCCGCACGCACTGGCTCGAGCCCATCCCGGACTCGAAGGCGCTGCCCGCCGACGCCGACCCCTCCGAGCTTCTGGTGCTGCGCCAGAGCATCCGCCTCGCCTTCGTGGCCGCGCTGCAGCACCTCCCACCGCGCCAGCGCGCGGCGCTGCTCCTCACCGAAGTGCTCGGCTGGTCGGCGGCCGAAGTCGCCGAAACGCTGGAGACTTCGATCGCGGCGGTGAACAGCGCGCTGCAGCGCGCCCGTGCGACCCTCGCCACCCGCGACGTCAGCGCTGGCGGCGGTGCGCTTTCGGAATCGCAGTCGCGGCTGCTCAACCGCTACGTCGAGGCATTCCACCGCTACGACGTCGATGCCCTCACCGCCCTGCTCCGCGAGGACGCGGCGTTCTCGATGCCGCCGTACGCGCTCTGGCTCCGTGGTCGTGAACCCGTCCGGAGCTGGCTGCTCGGCCGCGGCGCGGGCTGTCGAGGATCGCGTCTGCTTCCGATCGCTGCCTGCGCGTCGCCGGCCTTCGCCCACTACAAGCCCGCCGGACCGCAGGGCACGCTTCGGCCGTGGGCGGCCGTCGTGCTCGAGCTGGCCGGAGATCAGATCGCCGGCTGGACCTCGTTTTTGGACACGGAGACGCTCTTCCCCCGATTCGGACTGCCTGCAGAGCTGTCCTGA
- the msrB gene encoding peptide-methionine (R)-S-oxide reductase MsrB — protein MDDKVEKSAEEWRRTLTPDQYRVLREKGTERAFSGALWDDHQPGSFLCAGCGSQLFRAEDKFESGTGWPSFTRPADARAVASDRDTSHGMERVEVHCRRCGGHLGHVFQDGPAPTGERYCINSAALRKIR, from the coding sequence ATGGACGACAAGGTGGAGAAGAGCGCAGAAGAGTGGCGTCGCACCCTGACGCCGGATCAGTACCGCGTGCTCCGCGAGAAGGGCACCGAACGCGCCTTCAGCGGCGCGCTCTGGGACGATCATCAGCCCGGCAGCTTCCTCTGCGCGGGCTGCGGATCGCAGCTCTTCCGCGCCGAGGACAAGTTCGAGAGCGGGACGGGCTGGCCGAGCTTCACACGCCCAGCCGACGCGCGCGCGGTCGCATCCGACCGCGACACGAGCCACGGCATGGAGCGCGTCGAGGTACACTGCCGCCGCTGCGGCGGGCACCTCGGACACGTCTTCCAGGACGGCCCGGCGCCGACGGGCGAGCGCTACTGCATCAACTCTGCGGCGCTCAGGAAGATCCGTTGA
- a CDS encoding DoxX family protein — protein sequence MDVGSKSQQWTGRVLSTLAVLFLLMDGVMKVLRLPVVVEATARLGYPDSSIQLIGWIVLVCTALYVIPPTAALGAVLLTGFLGGAVATNLRIGNPLFSHILFPVYLGAVVWAGLLLRRPQLVRSIRGAG from the coding sequence ATGGACGTCGGATCGAAGAGCCAGCAGTGGACAGGCCGGGTGCTGAGCACGCTCGCGGTGCTCTTTCTGCTGATGGACGGCGTGATGAAGGTGCTCCGGCTTCCCGTGGTGGTGGAAGCCACCGCACGGCTCGGATATCCGGACAGCAGCATTCAATTGATCGGGTGGATCGTCCTCGTCTGCACCGCGCTGTATGTGATCCCGCCGACGGCCGCTCTCGGCGCCGTCCTGTTGACGGGCTTTCTCGGTGGCGCGGTGGCAACGAACCTCCGGATCGGGAACCCGCTGTTCAGCCACATCCTCTTTCCCGTGTATCTCGGCGCCGTCGTCTGGGCGGGGCTGCTGCTGCGGCGGCCTCAGCTGGTTCGCAGCATCCGGGGCGCCGGTTGA
- the trxC gene encoding thioredoxin TrxC — translation MTRGSRGSPCALRRNDYEDGMDDDRVEYPCARCGATNRIPRGRLRDDPRCGRCKESVFPDQPVAASDATWRREVEDCPIPVLVDFWAPWCGPCHAVAPALEQAAKERKGKLKIVKLNVDENPRTSAMHQVQSIPTLILQRGPLLVGRVAGALPKTELDAFIDRYV, via the coding sequence ATGACGCGTGGGTCAAGAGGGTCCCCTTGCGCGTTGCGCAGGAATGATTACGAGGACGGGATGGACGACGATCGGGTCGAGTACCCCTGCGCCCGGTGCGGGGCCACCAATCGCATCCCGCGCGGCCGGTTGCGAGACGACCCCCGGTGCGGGCGATGCAAGGAGAGCGTTTTCCCCGATCAGCCGGTCGCAGCCAGCGATGCCACGTGGAGGCGCGAGGTCGAGGACTGTCCCATCCCCGTTCTCGTCGACTTCTGGGCACCTTGGTGCGGTCCCTGCCACGCGGTTGCGCCGGCCCTGGAGCAGGCCGCGAAAGAGCGCAAGGGAAAGCTCAAGATCGTGAAGCTGAACGTGGACGAGAACCCGCGCACCTCCGCAATGCACCAGGTGCAGTCGATTCCGACGCTGATCCTCCAACGCGGACCCCTGCTGGTCGGACGCGTGGCAGGCGCGCTGCCCAAGACGGAGCTCGACGCCTTCATCGACCGCTACGTTTGA
- a CDS encoding tetratricopeptide repeat protein encodes MLQVIEPIMHGLRLPDWTLSFVVVGLAVGFPVVVVLAWVFDVSAGRIERTVPIRPEGPGGLRVALALGAVAALAVVPAVAWHFTRTARAPAAPAVPAAPSVAVLPFANFSQAKDEEYFSDGITEEVINALANVDGLRVVSRTSAFAYKNKNLSVRQIGEELAVATVLEGSVRREGNALRITAQLINAVDGYHLWSKTYDRELKNVFAVENELATAIADALRPKFLKQSSLVPMTTGSSQAHDLYLKGRHFWTKRTTEDLKEAMALFEKAIALDPAYALAHAGLSDCYLLLGEYTSARPAEILPKARPHAYRALELDGALAEAHASLGLISIFDYDWATAEREFKRAIELRSGYATAHHWYAILLVTLGRFAEARAEAERALELDPASVIVNNMLGVVFFESRDYEKAIAAFRKTLELNPGFAAAREMLACSYAAAGRKAEALAELEQVKASAVEHVAMRAWILGVAGDTAGSRRLIQELQQRSDPPYGNHPAAVAALHGMLGDSDRAFALLDQAYAERDWMLRDVKVSPLWDSLRKDPRFPKLLQQMHLD; translated from the coding sequence GTGCTCCAGGTCATCGAGCCAATCATGCACGGGCTCCGGCTGCCCGACTGGACGCTTTCGTTCGTGGTGGTGGGCCTCGCCGTCGGATTTCCCGTCGTGGTCGTGCTCGCGTGGGTCTTCGACGTGTCGGCGGGGAGGATCGAGCGGACGGTTCCGATCCGCCCGGAAGGTCCTGGAGGCCTGCGCGTCGCCTTGGCGCTGGGCGCCGTTGCCGCGCTCGCGGTCGTGCCTGCGGTCGCGTGGCACTTCACCCGGACGGCCCGGGCCCCGGCAGCGCCCGCCGTACCCGCGGCTCCGTCGGTCGCCGTGCTGCCTTTCGCGAACTTCAGCCAGGCGAAGGACGAAGAATACTTCTCGGACGGCATCACCGAAGAGGTGATCAACGCGCTCGCCAACGTCGACGGACTGCGCGTCGTCTCGCGTACCTCGGCGTTCGCGTACAAGAACAAGAACCTGAGCGTGCGGCAGATCGGCGAGGAGCTCGCCGTCGCCACCGTGCTGGAGGGAAGCGTACGCCGCGAAGGCAACGCCCTGCGCATCACCGCGCAACTCATCAACGCAGTCGACGGATATCACCTCTGGTCGAAGACCTACGATCGGGAGCTGAAGAACGTCTTTGCCGTCGAGAACGAGCTTGCGACCGCCATCGCCGACGCGCTGCGACCCAAGTTCCTCAAGCAGTCGTCGCTGGTCCCCATGACGACCGGGAGCTCCCAGGCGCACGACCTGTACCTGAAAGGCCGTCACTTCTGGACCAAGCGGACGACGGAAGATCTGAAGGAAGCGATGGCTCTGTTCGAAAAAGCCATCGCCCTCGATCCTGCGTACGCGCTCGCGCACGCCGGGCTCTCCGATTGCTACCTGCTGCTCGGCGAGTACACCTCCGCGCGTCCGGCGGAGATCCTTCCCAAGGCGAGGCCTCATGCGTACCGGGCGCTGGAGCTCGACGGCGCCCTGGCCGAGGCGCACGCATCCCTCGGCCTCATCAGCATCTTCGACTACGACTGGGCGACCGCGGAGCGTGAGTTCAAGCGAGCCATCGAGCTGCGTTCCGGGTACGCGACGGCGCACCATTGGTACGCAATATTGCTGGTGACGCTGGGGCGGTTCGCTGAAGCGCGTGCGGAGGCGGAGCGTGCGCTGGAGCTCGATCCTGCGTCGGTCATCGTCAACAACATGCTGGGCGTGGTGTTCTTCGAGAGCCGCGATTACGAAAAGGCGATCGCGGCCTTCCGCAAGACGCTCGAGCTCAACCCGGGATTCGCGGCGGCGCGCGAGATGCTCGCTTGTTCCTACGCCGCGGCCGGACGAAAGGCCGAGGCGCTTGCGGAGCTGGAACAGGTGAAAGCATCGGCGGTCGAGCACGTCGCCATGCGCGCGTGGATCCTGGGTGTGGCCGGAGATACCGCCGGCTCACGGCGGCTGATCCAGGAACTGCAGCAGCGATCGGACCCGCCGTACGGGAATCATCCGGCAGCGGTCGCCGCCCTGCATGGGATGCTCGGGGACAGCGATCGCGCCTTTGCGCTGCTCGACCAGGCCTATGCGGAGCGCGACTGGATGCTTCGCGACGTGAAGGTGAGTCCGCTCTGGGATTCGCTGCGCAAGGACCCGCGTTTTCCCAAGCTCCTCCAGCAGATGCATCTGGATTGA
- a CDS encoding carbonic anhydrase, giving the protein MGYLTLRWRSIPPRRSSXVERGPEARTRWDPASATEARPFAAVLGCSDARAPAEFVFDVGLGDLFVIRVAGNIVAPSQVGSIEFAVDAFQVPLVVVMGHTRCGAISAAARHLQRGEPPATDSVLRITARIRPIIDPVLSTPGLTDPLRAAMRANVLASVAQLRHGSRLIEELVQKDRLCVIGAEYELETGRVRFFEHDAD; this is encoded by the coding sequence TTGGGATACCTGACGCTGCGATGGCGATCGATTCCGCCGAGGCGCTCCAGCNTCGTCGAGCGCGGCCCAGAGGCGCGCACGCGCTGGGACCCCGCCTCGGCCACCGAGGCCCGGCCTTTCGCCGCCGTGCTCGGCTGCTCCGACGCGCGCGCGCCGGCGGAGTTCGTCTTCGACGTGGGACTCGGCGATCTCTTCGTCATCCGGGTGGCCGGCAACATCGTCGCGCCGTCGCAGGTGGGATCCATCGAATTCGCCGTCGATGCGTTCCAGGTGCCCCTCGTCGTCGTGATGGGCCACACGCGCTGCGGGGCCATCTCGGCTGCGGCGCGGCATCTGCAGCGTGGAGAGCCGCCGGCCACCGACAGCGTCCTGCGGATCACCGCGCGGATCCGGCCGATCATCGATCCGGTCCTGTCGACTCCCGGCCTGACCGACCCTCTCCGCGCAGCGATGCGCGCCAACGTGCTCGCCTCGGTCGCGCAGCTTCGGCATGGAAGCAGGCTGATCGAGGAGCTGGTGCAGAAGGATCGGCTCTGCGTCATCGGCGCCGAGTACGAGCTCGAGACAGGACGCGTGCGCTTCTTCGAGCACGACGCCGATTGA
- a CDS encoding GNAT family N-acetyltransferase, with translation MHDWLDDLEHGERDDRVPHEGAEDAPSLQLRDQRDEHPASVPTGRSLTPCAGRRDDSCPLRNLQYCGRLATAVCESISLNRSCCSRISPRALGGSRVATIRSCGSQDFPAVLDLLRQHWPNEVFDEATLRGVFGRGLLSPRQRYVCAELRSRVVGFASLTLKMSLRQEGTIGHLDELVVDGNHRCHGIATLLMQRIEDLALAVGCRHLELDSALHRKEVHAFYEQRQFERRALLFSKALRGA, from the coding sequence GTGCATGATTGGCTCGATGACCTGGAGCACGGCGAACGAGACGATCGCGTACCCCACGAGGGCGCGGAAGACGCGCCTTCGCTTCAGCTCCGCGATCAGCGGGACGAACATCCGGCCTCCGTTCCCACGGGGCGGAGCCTAACACCCTGTGCGGGCCGACGGGACGACTCGTGTCCGCTGCGCAATTTACAGTATTGCGGCAGACTTGCAACCGCGGTATGCGAGTCGATCTCGCTGAACCGGTCTTGCTGCTCCCGCATCTCACCGCGGGCCCTGGGGGGAAGCAGAGTGGCGACGATACGCAGTTGTGGTTCGCAGGACTTTCCTGCCGTTCTCGATCTGTTGCGCCAGCACTGGCCGAACGAAGTCTTCGACGAAGCGACTCTCCGAGGCGTCTTCGGGCGAGGGCTTCTGTCTCCGCGGCAGCGATACGTCTGCGCCGAGCTCAGATCGCGCGTGGTCGGCTTCGCCTCGCTGACGCTGAAGATGAGCCTGCGGCAGGAAGGCACGATTGGCCATCTCGACGAGCTGGTCGTCGACGGGAACCATCGCTGCCACGGCATCGCGACCCTCTTGATGCAGAGGATCGAGGACCTCGCGCTCGCGGTGGGCTGCCGCCATCTCGAGCTCGACTCCGCCCTCCATCGCAAGGAAGTGCACGCCTTCTACGAGCAACGCCAGTTCGAAAGGCGCGCGCTGCTCTTCTCGAAGGCGCTCCGCGGCGCGTAG
- a CDS encoding ABC transporter ATP-binding protein produces MLDLEGAGPSRARIAELAGGEPVLSISDLRAGYGKMEILHGIDLQIAAGRALCIIGPNGAGKSTVLHSIYGFTRIRAGTIHVAGRDITRLSSNEKLRHAGIAYILQDNSVFPDMTVEENLWMGGYLMARPEEAKQAAEDVLQKYPRLANRRHQPARVLSGGERRLLEISRALVMKPRVLLVDEPSIGLEPRYIDMVFEILSDLRRSEGKAIVMVEQNAKKGLEFADVGYVLVSGSVARAGTGAELLQDPDVGRLFLGDRPL; encoded by the coding sequence ATGCTCGATCTCGAAGGCGCTGGCCCCTCGCGCGCGCGGATTGCGGAGCTCGCCGGCGGAGAGCCCGTGCTCTCGATCTCCGATCTGCGCGCCGGCTACGGGAAGATGGAGATCCTCCACGGCATCGATCTGCAGATCGCGGCGGGCCGGGCGCTGTGCATCATCGGGCCGAACGGCGCCGGCAAGTCGACCGTGCTCCATTCCATCTACGGTTTCACGCGCATCCGCGCCGGCACCATCCACGTCGCCGGGCGCGACATCACGCGCTTGTCCTCGAACGAGAAGCTGAGGCACGCCGGCATCGCCTACATCCTCCAGGACAACTCCGTGTTCCCGGACATGACCGTGGAGGAGAACCTCTGGATGGGCGGATATCTCATGGCGCGTCCAGAGGAGGCGAAGCAGGCGGCGGAGGACGTCTTGCAGAAGTACCCGCGGCTGGCGAATCGTCGCCACCAGCCCGCGCGCGTCCTCTCGGGGGGCGAGCGCCGGCTGCTGGAGATCTCGAGGGCGCTGGTGATGAAGCCGCGCGTTCTGCTCGTCGACGAGCCGTCCATCGGCCTGGAGCCGCGCTATATCGACATGGTGTTCGAGATCCTCTCCGACCTGCGGCGCAGCGAAGGCAAGGCCATCGTGATGGTCGAACAGAACGCGAAGAAGGGGCTGGAATTCGCCGACGTAGGCTACGTGCTCGTTTCCGGCTCCGTCGCGAGGGCAGGGACAGGAGCGGAGCTGCTGCAGGATCCGGACGTCGGCCGCCTGTTTCTGGGCGACCGGCCCCTCTGA
- a CDS encoding glyoxalase/bleomycin resistance/extradiol dioxygenase family protein, giving the protein MAENRSRKLFVNLAVRDLKSSMEFFRKLGFGFNPQFTDDKAACMVVSEEAFVMLLTEPFFKTFTRKEICNTQAQSEGLFALSCSSRAEVDQLVKTAVAAGGEPAMDPMDHGFMYGWSFYDPDGHHWEVLWMDPKAIER; this is encoded by the coding sequence ATGGCTGAGAACCGTTCGCGCAAGCTCTTCGTCAACCTGGCCGTCCGCGACCTGAAGAGCTCGATGGAGTTCTTCCGCAAGCTCGGCTTCGGCTTCAACCCGCAGTTCACCGACGACAAGGCCGCCTGCATGGTGGTGAGCGAAGAAGCGTTCGTGATGCTCCTCACCGAGCCCTTCTTCAAGACGTTCACCAGGAAGGAGATCTGCAACACGCAGGCGCAGTCGGAAGGGTTGTTCGCGCTCTCGTGCAGCAGCCGCGCCGAGGTCGACCAATTGGTCAAGACGGCGGTGGCGGCGGGCGGGGAACCCGCGATGGACCCGATGGACCACGGCTTCATGTACGGGTGGAGCTTCTACGATCCCGACGGCCACCACTGGGAGGTCCTGTGGATGGATCCCAAGGCGATCGAGCGATGA
- a CDS encoding ABC transporter permease, producing the protein MARIWLPNGSMVGLRQDVRGALRLPLRSPAFAAVVVLTLGIAIGATSSVFSVVRGLLLKPLPYREPEQLVRFYGSWRQFPSGTTSLAEYRQDHEHLSTMSGVAAWGYGSGSLAGEGAPEHIGLGRATSSLLPVLGVKPALGRWFSKEEEEPGHGNVVVLSRALWRRRFGADRAVVGQTVQITGVPFTVVGVLGEDLELPESFDAWRPLPFPADQLTSSARPSRFLRVIGRLARSSTLADARAELALVSARLRSEFPAVYPADSGFEMTLIPLLDQMVGGVRLTLWMLFGAVVLVLLIACANVGNLLLARGSARERELAVRAALGAGRSRLVRQMLVESLVLALLGGALGASIAIWGVDALLAAGPADLPRAHQVRVDGAVLAFALAASVVSGILFGLLPALTATQTSPQDVLRGGSASAARHPRRLRRALVAADVALALVLLSGAALLLRSFSRVVHVDPGFQAAGAVTLTVGVPGNNEHVRAVLANARQRLRELSAVTAVGGVDYQPLSGVANDQAFEIDGRPVPEGVQPPDEEIRIVTPGWFEAMGIPLVRGRMPQETDAADKAPVAVVNRSFARKYWSAEDPVGQRLRLARDPRWWTVAGVVGDVREFGLDADLRPTMYFPLDQLPSNTLTFVVRSPAPAGEVLRVAQQELLAIDPRATAWQARPLSDMLSASLAQRSFALKLLHGFAALALLLAGLGLYGVLAYTVTQRTREIGVRMALGARPAQALGLVARESAAVVGIGLLLGLAGALATARFFARLLFGVGPLDPLALLAATLLLSAVALVATLAPARRAALVDPAVALRAE; encoded by the coding sequence GTGGCACGGATCTGGCTGCCGAACGGATCCATGGTCGGTCTGCGTCAGGACGTTCGAGGCGCGTTGCGGTTGCCTTTGCGGAGCCCGGCTTTTGCGGCCGTCGTGGTGCTGACCCTGGGGATCGCCATCGGCGCGACCTCCAGCGTGTTCAGCGTCGTGCGCGGGCTGCTCCTCAAGCCGTTGCCGTATCGCGAGCCCGAACAACTCGTGCGCTTCTACGGATCCTGGCGGCAGTTTCCGAGCGGGACGACCTCGCTGGCCGAGTACCGGCAGGATCACGAGCACCTGTCCACCATGAGCGGCGTGGCAGCGTGGGGGTACGGCAGCGGCAGCCTCGCCGGCGAGGGCGCGCCGGAGCACATCGGGCTCGGCCGCGCCACGAGCTCGCTGCTGCCGGTGCTGGGAGTGAAACCCGCGCTCGGGCGCTGGTTCAGCAAGGAGGAGGAAGAGCCCGGCCACGGAAACGTCGTCGTCCTCAGTCGAGCGCTATGGCGGCGTCGCTTCGGCGCGGACCGTGCGGTCGTGGGTCAGACGGTCCAGATCACCGGAGTGCCGTTCACGGTCGTCGGCGTCCTGGGCGAAGATCTCGAGCTTCCGGAAAGCTTCGACGCATGGAGACCCCTTCCCTTTCCGGCGGACCAGCTCACGTCGAGCGCCCGCCCCAGCCGCTTCCTGCGCGTGATCGGGCGGCTGGCCCGCAGCTCCACGCTCGCCGACGCGCGCGCCGAGCTTGCGCTGGTGTCGGCGCGATTGCGGTCGGAATTCCCCGCCGTCTATCCCGCCGACAGCGGCTTCGAGATGACTCTCATTCCTCTCCTCGATCAGATGGTCGGCGGCGTCCGGCTCACGCTCTGGATGCTGTTCGGTGCCGTCGTGCTGGTCCTGCTGATCGCCTGCGCCAACGTCGGCAATCTCCTGCTCGCGCGCGGCAGCGCACGGGAGCGCGAGCTGGCGGTGCGGGCAGCGCTGGGAGCAGGCCGGTCGCGCCTGGTGCGACAGATGCTGGTCGAGAGCCTCGTTCTCGCCCTTCTGGGCGGCGCGTTGGGAGCGTCGATCGCGATCTGGGGCGTGGATGCGCTCCTCGCCGCCGGCCCTGCCGATCTGCCGCGGGCGCACCAGGTGCGCGTGGATGGAGCGGTGCTGGCGTTCGCGCTCGCTGCGTCGGTGGTGAGCGGCATTCTCTTCGGGCTCTTGCCCGCGCTCACCGCGACGCAGACGAGCCCCCAGGACGTGCTGCGGGGAGGCAGCGCGTCCGCCGCGCGCCATCCCCGGCGCCTGCGGCGCGCCCTGGTCGCCGCCGACGTGGCGCTGGCGCTGGTGTTGCTCTCCGGCGCGGCGCTCCTCTTGCGAAGCTTCAGCCGCGTCGTGCACGTCGATCCGGGATTCCAGGCCGCGGGCGCGGTCACGCTCACCGTCGGGGTGCCGGGAAACAACGAGCACGTCCGCGCAGTCCTGGCGAATGCGCGGCAGCGCCTGCGGGAGCTTTCCGCGGTCACCGCGGTCGGCGGGGTCGACTACCAGCCCCTGAGCGGCGTCGCGAACGATCAGGCGTTCGAGATCGACGGCCGTCCCGTACCCGAGGGAGTGCAGCCGCCCGACGAGGAGATTCGCATCGTCACACCCGGGTGGTTCGAAGCCATGGGCATCCCGCTGGTGCGCGGGCGCATGCCGCAGGAGACCGACGCGGCCGACAAAGCGCCCGTGGCGGTGGTCAATAGATCGTTCGCCCGCAAGTACTGGTCCGCGGAGGATCCGGTCGGCCAGCGCCTGCGCCTGGCACGCGATCCGCGCTGGTGGACCGTTGCCGGCGTGGTCGGCGACGTGCGCGAGTTCGGCCTCGATGCGGATCTGCGCCCGACGATGTACTTCCCGCTGGACCAGCTTCCCAGCAACACCCTCACGTTCGTCGTCCGCTCCCCAGCGCCGGCAGGAGAGGTGTTGCGCGTGGCGCAGCAGGAATTGCTGGCCATCGATCCGCGCGCGACCGCCTGGCAGGCGCGGCCGCTGAGCGACATGCTCTCGGCGTCGCTGGCGCAGCGCAGCTTCGCCCTGAAGCTCCTCCACGGGTTCGCCGCGCTGGCGCTGCTGCTCGCCGGCCTCGGTCTGTACGGGGTGCTCGCCTACACCGTCACGCAGCGCACGCGCGAGATCGGCGTGCGCATGGCCTTGGGTGCGCGGCCGGCGCAGGCGCTGGGACTCGTCGCCAGGGAGAGCGCGGCGGTGGTCGGCATTGGGTTGCTGCTTGGACTTGCGGGCGCGCTCGCCACGGCGCGGTTCTTCGCCCGGCTCCTCTTCGGAGTGGGACCGCTCGACCCGCTGGCGCTGCTCGCCGCCACGCTGCTGCTCTCCGCGGTGGCGCTGGTGGCAACGCTCGCCCCGGCGCGACGCGCAGCGCTGGTGGATCCCGCGGTGGCGCTCCGAGCCGAGTAA